Proteins encoded within one genomic window of Camelina sativa cultivar DH55 chromosome 19, Cs, whole genome shotgun sequence:
- the LOC104767125 gene encoding putative cadmium/zinc-transporting ATPase HMA4 gives MASSQNNEEEKKKMKKLQKSYFDVLGICCTSEVPIIENILKSLDGVKDFSVIVPSRTVIVVHDSLLISPFQIAKALNQARLEANVRVNGETNFKNKWPSPFAVVSGILLLLSFLKFVYSPLRWIAVAAVAAGIYPILAKSFASIKRLRIDINILVIITGNTTFFLSFLLSNYTTSYYISVYLYLFRDLRVMCYIMICLFIMVIRDRCNNLIVLVV, from the exons atggcGTCgtcacaaaacaatgaagaagagaaaaagaaaatgaagaagttgCAAAAGAGTTACTTCGACGTTCTTGGAATCTGTTGTACATCAGAGGTTCCTATTATCGAAAACATTCTTAAGTCTCTTGATGGCGTTAAAGATTTTTCCGTCATCGTTCCGTCCAGAACCGTGATTGTTGTTCACGACAGCCTCCTCATCTCTCCGTTCCAAATTG CTAAGGCACTCAACCAAGCTAGGTTAGAAGCAAACGTGAGAGTAAACGGAGAAACAAACTTCAAGAACAAATGGCCAAGCCCCTTCGCGGTGGTTTCCGGCAtacttctccttctctccttcttaAAATTCGTCTACTCGCCTTTACGTTGGATCGCCGTCGCAGCAGTCGCCGCCGGGATTTATCCGATTCTTGCCAAATCCTTTGCTTCCATTAAAAGGCTTAGGATCGACATCAACATTTTGGTCATTATAACCGGTAATACCAcgtttttcctttcttttttgttgtctaaTTATACCACTTCTTATTACATTtctgtatatttatatttattccGTGACTTAAGAGTGATGTGTTATataatgatttgtttgtttattatggTTATCCGTGATCGATGTAACAACCTTATAGTATTAGTTGTCTAA
- the LOC104767126 gene encoding putative cadmium/zinc-transporting ATPase HMA4, whose protein sequence is MASSQNNEEEKKKMKKLQKSYFDVLGICCTSEVPIIENILKSLDGVKDFSVIVPSRTVIVVHDSLLISPFQIAKALNQARLEANVRVNGETNFKNKWPSPFAVVSGILLLLSFLKFVYSPLRWIAVAAVAAGIYPILAKSFASIKRLRIDINILVIITVIATLAMQDFMEAAAVVFLFTIADWLETRASYKASSVMQSLMSLAPQKATIAETGEEVEVDEVKVSTVVAVKAGETIPIDGIVVDGNCEVDEKTLTGEAFPVPKQRDSIVWAGTINLNGYVTVKTTSLAGDCVVAKMAKLVEEAQSSKTKSQRLIDKCSQYYTPAIIIISACFAIVPIIMKVHNLTHWFHLALVVLVSACPCGLILSTPVATFCALTKAATSGLLIKSADYLDTLSKIKIAAFDKTGTITRGEFIVIDFKSLSRDITLRNLLYWVSSVESKSSHPMAATIVDHAKSVSVEPKPEEVEDYHNFPGEGIYGKIDGNDIYIGNKRIASRAGCSTVPEIEVDTKGGKTVGYVYVGKRLAGVFSLSDACRSGVSQAMTELKFMGIKTAMLTGDSQASAMHAQEQLGNVLDVVHGELLPEDKSKIVQEFKKEGPTAMVGDGVNDAPALATADIGISMGISGSALATQTGHIILMSNDIRRIPQAIKLARRARRKVVQNVFLSITFKAGILALAFAGHPLIWAAVLVDVGTCLLVIFNSMLLLREKKKIGNKKCYRASTSMLNGRKLEGDDDVVDLEAGLLTKSGNRECNSGCCGDKKAQEKVMMKPSHKTSSDHFHSGCCGDKKQDNVKVVRDGCCSEKIRKPEGDMASLSSCKKSTNVKHDLKMKGGSGCCANRNEKGEEVVAKSCFEKPKQEMESAGDCRSGHCEKKKQNEEIVPKEILGKELTVLEIELQTNDGKTCKTSCCDKKEKVNEICLLLSSEDTSYREQRVMIEDKLNCKSGCCDGENQTAEVTIVDCSSGCCENKATEKQTCHEKAALDMESAVSCDLKLVCCGKTEGEVGEQSDMEIKIEALCKSGCCSDEKQTGEITPASEDDTDNQDCSSGCCVDKEEVTQSFYGKKHAVLVKEEGLDRETGLCCDPKLVCCGSTEGEVEEKCGMEIRNEGHCKSVCCSDEKQTGEITLASEEGTESTDCSSGCCVDKEEVTSICHEKPVTLVVAGLETEGGGDCKSLQSHCCGTGLTQEGSSNLVNVESAQSGGCRTVKVSSQTCCSEREIEKVSSQSCCTSPTDLVLSNLQVKKVERCESSNRAIKVETCCKVKTPEACASKCREREMRHSSKNCCRSYAKEFCGHRHHHHRHHHHHHHHHVSV, encoded by the exons atggcGTCgtcacaaaacaatgaagaagagaaaaagaaaatgaagaagttgCAAAAGAGTTACTTCGACGTTCTTGGAATCTGTTGTACATCAGAGGTTCCTATTATCGAAAACATTCTTAAGTCTCTTGATGGCGTTAAAGATTTTTCCGTCATCGTTCCGTCCAGAACCGTGATTGTTGTTCACGACAGCCTCCTCATCTCTCCGTTCCAAATTG CTAAGGCACTCAACCAAGCTAGGTTAGAAGCAAACGTGAGAGTAAACGGAGAAACAAACTTCAAGAACAAATGGCCAAGCCCCTTCGCGGTGGTTTCCGGCAtacttctccttctctccttcttaAAATTCGTCTACTCGCCTTTACGTTGGATCGCCGTCGCAGCAGTCGCCGCCGGGATTTATCCGATTCTTGCCAAATCCTTTGCTTCCATTAAAAGGCTTAGGATCGACATCAACATTTTGGTCATTATAACCG TGATTGCAACACTTGCAATGCAAGATTTCATGGAGGCCGCAGCAGTTGTGTTCTTATTCACCATAGCTGACTGGCTCGAAACAAGAGCTAGCTACAAG GCGAGTTCGGTAATGCAGTCTTTAATGAGCCTAGCTCCTCAGAAGGCAACAATAGCCGAGActggagaagaagttgaagtAGATGAGGTTAAGGTTAGCACAGTTGTAGCAGTTAAAGCCGGTGAGACCATACCAATTGATGGAATTGTGGTGGATGGAAACTGTGAAGTAGACGAGAAGACCTTAACCGGTGAAGCATTCCCTGTGCCTAAACAGAGAGATTCTATAGTTTGGGCTGGAACCATCAATCTAAATG GGTATGTAACGGTGAAAACAACTTCTTTAGCTGGTGATTGCGTGGTTGCGAAGATGGCTAAGCTAGTAGAAGAAGCTCAGAGCAGTAAAACCAAATCTCAGAGACTAATAGACAAATGCTCTCAGTACTATACTCCTG cAATCATCATAATATCAGCTTGCTTTGCAATTGTCCCTATTATAATGAAGGTTCACAACCTCACCCATTGGTTTCACTTAGCGCTAGTTGTGTTAGTCAGTGCTTGTCCATGTGGGCTTATACTCTCTACACCAGTTGCTACCTTCTGTGCACTTACTAAAGCGGCTACTTCAGGGCTTCTGATCAAAAGTGCTGATTATCTTGACACTCTCTCAAAGATCAAGATCGCTGCTTTTGACAAAACTGGGACTATTACCAGAGGAGAGTTCATCGTCATAGATTTCAAGTCACTCTCTAGAGATATAACCCTGCGCAACTTGCTTTACTg GGTATCAAGTGTTGAAAGCAAATCAAGTCATCCAATGGCTGCAACAATCGTGGACCATGCGAAATCTGTTTCTGTTGAGCCTAAGCCTGAAGAGGTTGAGGACTACCATAACTTTCCAGGTGAAGGTATCTACGGGAAGATTGATGGCAACGATATCTACATTGGGAACAAAAGGATTGCTTCTCGAGCTGGTTGTTCTACAG TTCCAGAGATTGAAGTTGATACCAAAGGTGGAAAGACTGTGGGATATGTTTATGTAGGTAAAAGACTAGCTGGAGTTTTCAGTCTTTCTGATGCTTGTAGATCCGGTGTATCTCAAGCAATGACAGAACTGAAATTTATGGGAATCAAAACCGCAATGCTAACGGGAGATAGTCAAGCCTCGGCGATGCATGCTCAGGAACAG CTAGGGAATGTTTTGGATGTTGTACATGGAGAACTTCTTCCAGAAGATAAATCCAAAATCGTACAAGAGTTTAAGAAAGAAGGACCAACAGCAATGGTAGGGGACGGTGTGAATGATGCACCAGCTTTAGCTACTGCTGATATTGGTATCTCCATGGGGATCTCTGGCTCTGCACTAGCGACTCAGACTGGTCATATTATTCTGATGTCTAATGACATAAGGAGGATACCACAAGCGATAAAGCTAGCAAGAAGAGCTCGACGCAAAGTTGTTCAAAACGTGTTTCTTTCAATCACGTTCAAAGCAGGAATACTGGCTTTGGCCTTTGCTGGTCATCCTTTGATTTGGGCAGCGGTACTTGTTGACGTAGGGACTTGTCTCCTTGTGATTTTCAATAGTATGTTGTTGCTgcgagagaagaaaaagattggGAACAAAAAGTGTTACAGGGCTTCTACATCTATGTTGAATGGTAGGAAGCTTGAAGGCGATGATGATGTTGTAGATTTAGAAGCAGGCTTGTTGACAAAGAGCGGGAATCGTGAATGCAACTCAGGATGTTGTGGTGACAAGAAAGCTCAagagaaggtgatgatgaaacCAAGTCATAAAACCAGTTCTGACCATTTTCACTCTGGTTGTTGTGGCGATAAGAAGCAAGACAATGTAAAGGTTGTGAGAGATGGCTGTTGCAGTGAGAAAATTAGGAAACCAGAGGGTGATATGGCTTCATTGAGTTCATGCAAGAAGTCGACAAATGTCAAACATGACCTGAAAATGAAAGGTGGTTCAGGTTGTTGTGCTAACAGAAATGAGAAGGGGGAGGAAGTAGTGGCAAAGAGCTGTTTTGAGAAACCCAAACAGGAAATGGAGAGTGCTGGAGACTGCAGGTCTGGCCAttgcgagaagaagaagcaaaatgaGGAAATTGTGCCAAAGGAGATTCTTGGTAAGGAATTAACTGTTTTGGAAATAGAGTTGCAGACAAACGATGGTAAAACCTGCAAAACAAGCTGTTGTGACAAAAAAGAGAAGGTTAATGAAATATGTCTGTTGCTCTCAAGTGAGGACACATCTTACCGGGAACAGAGAGTGATGATTGAAGATAAATTAAACTGCAAGTCTGGCTGCTGCGATGGTGAAAATCAAACTGCTGAAGTTACAATTGTGGATTGTAGCTCAGGATGCTGCGAGAACAAGGCGACAGAGAAACAAACCTGCCATGAGAAGGCAGCTCTGGACATGGAAAGTGCAGTTAGTTGTGATCTCAAGCTGGTTTGTTGTGGTAAGACAGAAGGGGAAGTGGGAGAACAATCTGATATGGAGATAAAGATTGAAGCACTCTGCAAGTCTGGATGCTGCAGTGATGAAAAACAAACCGGGGAAATAACTCCGGCTTCTGAGGATGATACAGACAATCAGGATTGTTCCTCGGGATGTTGTGTGGACAAAGAAGAAGTGACACAAAGCTTTTATGGTAAGAAGCATGCTGTGTTGGTAAAGGAGGAAGGTTTGGACAGGGAAACTGGTTTATGCTGTGATCCCAAGTTGGTTTGTTGTGGCAGCACAGAAGGAGAAGTGGAGGAGAAATGTGGTATGGAGATAAGGAATGAAGGTCACTGCAAATCTGTTTGCTGCAGCGATGAAAAACAAACCGGGGAAATCACTCTGGCTTCAGAGGAAGGGACAGAAAGCACGGATTGTTCCTCGGGATGTTGTGTGGACAAAGAAGAAGTGACAAGTATCTGTCATGAGAAGCCTGTTACCTTGGTGGTTGCGGGCTTGGAAACTGAAGGTGGTGGTGATTGCAAATCACTGCAATCACATTGTTGCGGAACTGGTTTGACACAAGAAGGGTCTTCTAATTTGGTCAATGTGGAGAGTGCTCAATCCGGAGGCTGTAGAACAGTGAAAGTCTCTAGCCAAACCTGTTGCAGCGAGCGAGAGATAGAGAAAGTATCTAGTCAAAGCTGTTGCACAAGTCCTACTGATCTGGTGTTATCTAACTTGCAAGTGAAGAAGGTTGAGCGTTGCGAGAGCTCAAACAGAGCCATCAAGGTAGAGACCTGTTGCAAAGTGAAGACTCCGGAGGCTTGCGCATCAAAATGTAGGGAAAGAGAGATGCGTCACAGTAGTAAAAACTGTTGCAGGAGTTATGCAAAGGAGTTTTGCGGCCACCGCCACCATCatcaccgccaccaccaccaccaccaccatcaccatgTGAGTGTTTGA